The Sphingomonas alpina genome has a segment encoding these proteins:
- a CDS encoding crotonase/enoyl-CoA hydratase family protein produces the protein MPGMTRAFETITLGMDDGIATITLNRPDKLNAFNKAMMEELVGAFDATDADDDVRCVIVTGAGRGFCAGADLSGGAATFDYDKRGGWNGAESPVGADGSVDYSHPAVRDGGGILALRIFASKKPVIGAINGPAVGIGATMTLPMDFRLASDAARFGFVFARRGIVAEASSSWFLPRLVGIGQALEWCYSGRVFGAEEALKGGLVRSLHAPDDLLPAARALAKELTGDSAPVSVSLLRKMMWTGLGMAHPMEAHRIESRAIWSRGASGDAAEGVASFLEKREPVFPDRVSAAWPDFADWFDDPPYR, from the coding sequence ATGCCCGGCATGACTCGGGCTTTCGAAACCATCACGCTCGGCATGGATGACGGCATCGCCACCATCACGCTCAACCGGCCCGACAAGCTCAACGCCTTCAACAAGGCGATGATGGAGGAACTGGTCGGGGCGTTCGACGCGACCGATGCCGATGATGATGTGCGCTGCGTCATCGTCACCGGCGCGGGGCGCGGCTTTTGCGCCGGGGCCGATCTGTCGGGCGGCGCGGCGACCTTCGACTATGACAAGCGCGGCGGATGGAATGGTGCAGAGTCGCCGGTTGGCGCCGATGGCAGTGTGGATTATTCGCACCCGGCGGTCCGCGACGGCGGCGGTATCCTCGCACTGCGCATCTTCGCATCGAAAAAGCCGGTGATCGGCGCGATCAACGGGCCGGCGGTCGGCATCGGCGCGACCATGACCCTGCCGATGGATTTCCGCCTGGCGAGCGATGCGGCACGCTTCGGCTTCGTCTTCGCGCGGCGCGGCATCGTGGCGGAGGCATCGTCGAGCTGGTTCCTGCCGCGCCTGGTCGGCATCGGCCAGGCGCTCGAATGGTGCTATTCCGGCCGCGTATTCGGCGCCGAAGAAGCGCTGAAGGGCGGGCTGGTGCGTAGCCTGCACGCGCCGGACGATCTCCTCCCTGCCGCGCGGGCGCTGGCGAAGGAACTGACCGGCGACAGCGCCCCCGTCTCGGTCTCATTGTTGCGCAAGATGATGTGGACCGGGCTCGGCATGGCACACCCGATGGAGGCGCACCGTATCGAAAGTCGTGCGATCTGGTCGCGCGGCGCCAGTGGTGACGCGGCGGAGGGTGTGGCGAGCTTCCTCGAAAAGCGCGAACCCGTCTTTCCCGACCGCGTATCGGCGGCATGGCCTGACTTCGCCGACTGGTTCGACGACCCGCCTTATCGCTGA
- a CDS encoding Isoquinoline 1-oxidoreductase subunit, whose protein sequence is MIMLRHVVLAMSVLALPVAVLAGGAGGQARRMPASSVEGGPAGGDARSAALFVEMGKVIQSPRCLNCHPRTDRPNQGDAMTQHNPPVVRGPDGHGAAGLECATCHGPANVAFANGSGSIPGHPNWHLAPIAMAWEGKTLRQICEQIKDPKRNDGKTLEQLIEHNSHDSLVGWAWNPGKGRTPAPGTQAEFGALTRAWVESGAKCPA, encoded by the coding sequence ATGATCATGCTCCGTCATGTCGTGCTCGCGATGAGCGTGCTCGCCCTTCCCGTAGCAGTACTGGCCGGTGGTGCCGGCGGGCAGGCGCGACGCATGCCTGCTTCCAGCGTCGAGGGCGGCCCTGCCGGCGGCGATGCGCGTTCCGCTGCTTTGTTCGTCGAAATGGGCAAGGTCATTCAAAGCCCGCGCTGCCTCAACTGCCATCCGCGCACCGATCGGCCCAATCAGGGTGATGCGATGACGCAGCACAATCCGCCGGTGGTGCGTGGCCCCGACGGGCATGGCGCGGCCGGGCTGGAATGCGCCACCTGCCATGGCCCCGCCAATGTCGCGTTCGCCAATGGCTCGGGCAGCATTCCGGGCCACCCCAACTGGCATCTCGCGCCGATCGCCATGGCATGGGAGGGTAAGACGCTCCGCCAGATCTGCGAACAGATCAAGGACCCCAAGCGCAACGACGGCAAGACGCTCGAGCAGCTGATCGAGCATAACAGTCATGACAGCCTGGTCGGCTGGGCATGGAATCCCGGCAAGGGCCGCACACCCGCGCCGGGCACTCAGGCCGAGTTCGGTGCATTGACCAGGGCATGGGTGGAGAGCGGCGCGAAATGCCCGGCATGA
- a CDS encoding xanthine dehydrogenase family protein molybdopterin-binding subunit, with product MNAPFDANGTSRREFLGTSGLVIGLALPMGGRAAAAPAKAAAPFAPNAFVRIAADNSVTVIIKHIEFGQGPATGLTTIVADELDADWSQMRIDFAPANDPLYKNLMFGTMGTGGSTAMANSWMQLRNAGAAARAMLVEAAARKWKVPAAEIKVSKGVVSHGKRKARFGELAADAALLPVPEKPVLKTPDQFTLIGTDVPKIDTLVKTTGTAQFTMDTRRPGMVISVIQHPPAFGGTVKAVRDAAALKVPGVVAVKAIPHGVVVYAKDTFAAIRGRAALDVDWDLSKAETRSTEAMIKTYAEAAATPGKQAEAKGDAAAAIKGAAKTIDATYIFPYLAHAPMEPLDVVIEPREGGADVWMGSQFQVGETAAIAGVLGVPFAGMTLHELYAGGSFGRRATPAMEFAVEAASAVKALGGKTPVKHVWTRETDLLGGRYRPLVVHRAQGGVDARGEIVGWDSVIAAQSFMIGTPFEDKSKGYDDSMMEGVTESSYDFPAFRAGFHVMQNGVPTLWWRSVGNTHTAYAVETFLDQLLELGGQDRIAGRLKLMKDDRAKAVLRRVAELAGGLDAKSGRARGVAFHKSFGSYVAQIAEVSKGADGLPKVHKMWCAIDCGIAINTNVIRAQIEGGIGYGLGHALYSEITLGEGGLVQQSNFDSYRSLRIGEMPEVEVAIIKSGANPTGVGEPGLPPTAPAIANAWRRLTGKAVRRLPFAHGDNA from the coding sequence ATGAACGCGCCCTTCGATGCCAATGGCACAAGCCGCCGCGAATTCCTCGGTACATCGGGCCTGGTGATCGGCCTTGCCTTGCCGATGGGGGGGCGGGCCGCCGCAGCACCGGCCAAGGCTGCCGCGCCGTTCGCACCCAATGCGTTCGTGCGCATCGCCGCCGACAACAGCGTCACGGTGATCATCAAGCATATCGAATTCGGCCAGGGGCCGGCGACCGGCCTGACCACGATCGTCGCCGACGAGCTCGACGCCGACTGGTCGCAGATGCGGATCGACTTCGCGCCGGCCAACGACCCGCTCTACAAGAATCTCATGTTCGGCACGATGGGCACCGGCGGATCGACCGCGATGGCCAATAGCTGGATGCAGTTGCGCAATGCCGGCGCCGCCGCCCGTGCGATGCTGGTCGAGGCCGCGGCGCGGAAATGGAAGGTTCCTGCCGCCGAGATCAAGGTATCGAAGGGCGTGGTCAGCCACGGTAAGCGCAAGGCGCGTTTCGGCGAACTTGCCGCCGACGCGGCGCTGCTGCCGGTGCCCGAAAAGCCGGTGCTCAAGACCCCCGACCAGTTCACCCTGATCGGCACCGACGTCCCCAAGATCGATACGCTGGTCAAGACCACCGGCACCGCGCAGTTCACCATGGACACGCGCCGACCGGGCATGGTGATCAGCGTGATCCAGCATCCGCCCGCATTTGGCGGTACGGTGAAGGCAGTGCGCGATGCCGCCGCGCTGAAAGTCCCCGGCGTGGTCGCGGTCAAGGCGATCCCGCATGGGGTCGTGGTCTATGCCAAGGACACGTTCGCCGCGATCCGGGGGCGTGCCGCGCTCGACGTGGACTGGGATTTGTCCAAGGCCGAAACCCGCTCGACCGAGGCGATGATCAAAACCTATGCCGAAGCGGCGGCGACGCCGGGCAAACAGGCCGAGGCGAAGGGCGATGCCGCCGCCGCGATCAAGGGCGCGGCGAAGACGATCGATGCGACCTATATCTTTCCCTATCTCGCGCATGCCCCGATGGAGCCGCTCGATGTCGTGATCGAGCCGCGTGAAGGCGGCGCGGACGTCTGGATGGGCAGCCAGTTCCAGGTCGGCGAGACGGCGGCGATCGCAGGCGTGCTCGGCGTGCCCTTTGCCGGCATGACGCTGCACGAACTTTATGCCGGCGGCAGCTTCGGTCGGCGCGCGACGCCGGCGATGGAATTCGCGGTCGAGGCCGCGAGCGCGGTCAAGGCGCTCGGCGGCAAGACCCCGGTCAAGCATGTCTGGACACGCGAAACCGACCTGCTCGGCGGCCGCTATCGCCCGCTCGTCGTTCACCGCGCGCAGGGTGGGGTCGATGCCAGGGGCGAGATTGTCGGCTGGGACTCGGTCATCGCCGCCCAGTCCTTCATGATCGGCACGCCGTTCGAGGACAAGTCCAAGGGCTATGACGATTCGATGATGGAGGGCGTCACCGAAAGCTCCTATGATTTTCCCGCTTTCCGTGCCGGTTTCCACGTCATGCAGAACGGCGTGCCGACGCTCTGGTGGCGCTCGGTCGGCAACACCCATACCGCCTATGCGGTCGAGACCTTTCTCGATCAGCTGCTCGAACTGGGCGGTCAGGATCGTATCGCCGGACGCCTGAAACTGATGAAGGACGATCGCGCCAAGGCAGTGCTCAGGCGCGTCGCCGAACTGGCCGGCGGGCTCGATGCGAAATCCGGTCGTGCGCGCGGCGTCGCGTTCCACAAGAGTTTCGGCAGCTATGTCGCGCAGATCGCCGAAGTGTCGAAGGGCGCAGATGGACTGCCAAAGGTGCACAAGATGTGGTGTGCGATCGATTGCGGCATCGCGATCAACACCAATGTCATCCGCGCGCAGATCGAAGGCGGGATCGGCTATGGGCTCGGCCATGCGCTTTATAGTGAGATCACGCTCGGCGAAGGCGGCCTGGTGCAGCAGAGCAATTTCGACAGCTATCGCTCGCTGCGCATCGGCGAGATGCCCGAGGTCGAGGTGGCGATCATCAAATCGGGCGCCAACCCGACCGGTGTCGGCGAACCCGGGCTGCCGCCGACCGCACCCGCTATCGCCAATGCGTGGCGCAGGCTGACCGGCAAGGCGGTGCGCCGATTGCCCTTCGCGCATGGAGACAATGCATGA
- a CDS encoding (2Fe-2S)-binding protein → MATEFLLNGAKATFDGDPDTPLLWVLRDHLELTGTKYGCGIAQCGACTVHLDGKNRRSCVTPVGTVAGRSVTTIEGVKGKTADAVKAAWVAIDVPQCGFCQSGQVMSAIGLLSIKPNPSDEDIDHGMAGNICRCATYVRVRQAIKDAARSAGAAA, encoded by the coding sequence ATGGCGACCGAGTTCCTTCTGAACGGGGCGAAAGCGACGTTCGACGGCGACCCCGATACGCCGCTGCTCTGGGTGTTGCGCGATCATCTCGAACTGACCGGCACCAAATATGGCTGCGGCATCGCGCAGTGCGGCGCGTGCACCGTACATCTCGACGGCAAGAATCGCCGCTCCTGCGTGACGCCGGTCGGTACCGTGGCGGGGCGCAGCGTGACGACGATCGAAGGCGTGAAGGGTAAGACGGCAGACGCGGTCAAGGCTGCCTGGGTCGCGATCGACGTGCCGCAATGCGGCTTCTGCCAGTCGGGACAGGTGATGTCGGCGATCGGCCTGCTCTCGATCAAGCCGAACCCCAGCGACGAAGATATCGACCATGGCATGGCCGGTAATATCTGCCGCTGCGCCACCTATGTGCGCGTCCGCCAGGCGATAAAGGATGCGGCCAGATCCGCCGGAGCGGCAGCATGA
- a CDS encoding DegT/DnrJ/EryC1/StrS family aminotransferase translates to MRHFPLIAPNPPRLTEQLDALRRVEASGVFSNNGPEVRAFEAEITDSLFGGRGASLAVANATLGLMVAIKHAAMEAGRPDGLALMPSLTFAATGQAALWSGLTPLICDVDPDEWSACPEAEERLLHHYGDRIGVITPYATFGNAIDLDRYAWLQRRFGVGVVIDAASSLGTRDGAGDGFGHDAPFAVVYSMHATKTFAVAEGGLIHSGDAQLIDRLRTMINFGFEGGRSATLPGINAKLPEVIAVLARAKLGEIEAVCEARTAVEAAYRGTLSDFTLQAVSGRRRAMQFMPVLLPDALVSRRDRIAADLQAAGIGVGRYFSPHLAEQPLFQTSALIEPTPVADRVAARMLSLPITDAMSPDDARHIATTFTAICAAEAARVPAEPKHRAIAATLIVGGGPAGTALLTAASKKGRLADLARAGLVMVERDDAIGGGRLGRYAINSDSTAQTFLTAVKDNPHPELAAIVAHPAARAVERYADALGVPLVEAGPLLRATGDRLADIVVANGGSVLTGHDVLGSQRTADGLWNTRIRRRADGIEFDQLSHQIVIATGGHQPLDRLVRQSVAGVPLVDHAGGKLLQSDEVLSLGGFTKVADLLAGKRNPRIAVIGGSTSALTSIALLLKGSPALPFGAGGITLLHRRPLRPFYPSIDAAHAEGFTDFGPEDICPVSGFVYRLAGFRLEARELVLRMLGVDGRAPDPRIALHRIAGADDRIARAHLDRADLVVAALGYRPHALPISDQHGDPIALSAQHGGAMVDAHCRVIDAQGTPVPGVYGIGLAAGFVPWGALGGEASFSGQANGLWLWQNDVGQMIVDQILGDAGAGRERAVA, encoded by the coding sequence ATGCGTCACTTTCCTCTTATCGCCCCCAATCCTCCGCGCCTGACGGAGCAGCTCGATGCGCTGCGCCGGGTCGAGGCATCGGGTGTATTCAGCAATAACGGGCCCGAAGTCCGCGCGTTCGAGGCCGAGATTACCGACTCGCTGTTCGGCGGTCGCGGTGCGAGCCTGGCGGTCGCCAACGCGACGCTCGGCCTGATGGTCGCGATCAAACATGCCGCGATGGAAGCCGGGCGGCCGGACGGGCTGGCCCTGATGCCGAGCCTGACCTTCGCCGCGACCGGCCAGGCAGCTTTATGGTCGGGGCTGACGCCGCTGATCTGCGATGTAGATCCGGACGAATGGAGTGCCTGCCCGGAGGCCGAGGAGCGGTTGCTGCACCATTACGGCGACCGTATCGGCGTCATCACTCCCTATGCCACCTTCGGCAATGCGATCGATCTCGATCGCTACGCCTGGCTGCAGCGGCGTTTCGGCGTCGGCGTGGTGATCGATGCGGCGTCCTCGCTCGGCACGCGCGACGGCGCGGGCGACGGCTTCGGTCATGATGCACCGTTCGCGGTGGTCTATTCGATGCACGCGACCAAGACCTTCGCGGTCGCCGAAGGCGGGTTGATTCATAGCGGCGACGCGCAGCTGATCGACCGGTTGCGCACAATGATCAATTTCGGATTCGAAGGCGGACGCAGCGCGACCCTGCCGGGTATCAACGCCAAGCTGCCCGAAGTGATCGCGGTGCTGGCGCGCGCCAAGCTCGGCGAGATCGAGGCAGTGTGCGAGGCACGCACCGCGGTCGAGGCTGCCTATCGCGGGACGTTGAGTGACTTCACCCTGCAAGCGGTTTCTGGCCGGCGGCGAGCGATGCAATTCATGCCGGTGCTGCTGCCCGACGCGCTGGTGTCACGTCGCGACCGGATCGCGGCCGACCTGCAGGCGGCAGGAATCGGCGTCGGGCGCTATTTCAGCCCGCACCTTGCCGAGCAGCCTTTGTTTCAGACCAGCGCGCTGATCGAGCCGACACCGGTCGCCGACCGGGTCGCTGCACGCATGCTGTCGCTACCGATCACCGACGCGATGAGCCCGGACGATGCGCGCCATATCGCCACGACCTTCACCGCAATCTGCGCCGCGGAAGCCGCGCGCGTCCCGGCGGAGCCAAAACACCGCGCCATTGCGGCGACGCTGATCGTCGGCGGCGGGCCCGCAGGCACCGCATTGCTCACCGCGGCGAGCAAGAAGGGCCGGCTCGCCGATCTCGCGCGCGCGGGACTGGTCATGGTCGAGCGCGACGATGCGATCGGTGGTGGGCGGCTCGGGCGCTATGCGATCAATTCCGACAGCACTGCGCAAACCTTCCTGACCGCGGTCAAGGACAACCCCCATCCCGAACTCGCCGCGATCGTGGCGCATCCGGCCGCGCGCGCGGTCGAACGCTATGCCGACGCGCTGGGCGTGCCCCTGGTCGAGGCCGGACCGCTGCTCCGCGCGACCGGCGACCGGCTGGCCGATATCGTCGTCGCCAATGGCGGATCCGTGCTGACCGGGCACGACGTGCTGGGTAGCCAGCGTACCGCCGATGGCCTGTGGAACACACGAATCCGGCGTCGGGCCGACGGAATCGAGTTCGACCAGCTGTCCCACCAGATCGTCATCGCCACCGGCGGACATCAGCCGCTCGACCGGCTGGTCCGGCAAAGTGTCGCTGGCGTGCCGCTGGTCGATCATGCCGGCGGCAAGCTGCTGCAATCCGATGAAGTGCTGTCGCTCGGCGGCTTCACCAAGGTCGCCGACCTGCTCGCCGGCAAGCGGAACCCTCGCATCGCGGTGATTGGCGGATCGACCAGCGCGCTGACCAGCATCGCCCTGTTGCTCAAAGGCTCCCCGGCCTTGCCGTTCGGCGCAGGGGGCATCACCCTGCTCCATCGCCGTCCGCTGCGCCCCTTCTATCCGTCGATCGACGCCGCCCATGCCGAAGGCTTCACTGATTTCGGCCCTGAGGACATCTGCCCGGTCAGCGGCTTCGTCTATCGCCTCGCCGGTTTCCGGCTCGAGGCGCGCGAACTGGTGCTGCGCATGCTCGGCGTCGATGGCCGCGCGCCCGATCCGCGGATCGCGCTGCATCGCATCGCTGGCGCGGACGACCGGATCGCGCGAGCGCATCTCGACCGCGCCGACCTCGTCGTCGCGGCGCTCGGCTATCGCCCGCACGCGCTGCCGATCAGTGACCAGCACGGCGATCCGATCGCGCTGTCCGCGCAGCACGGCGGTGCCATGGTCGACGCGCATTGCCGGGTGATCGACGCCCAGGGAACGCCGGTCCCCGGCGTCTATGGCATCGGCCTCGCCGCCGGCTTCGTACCCTGGGGTGCGCTTGGCGGCGAGGCGAGCTTCTCGGGCCAGGCCAACGGGCTGTGGCTCTGGCAGAATGATGTCGGGCAGATGATCGTCGACCAGATTCTGGGCGACGCAGGTGCCGGGCGAGAACGGGCGGTCGCATGA
- a CDS encoding glycosyltransferase family 2 protein: MTAPVVSVIMAAYNGAALVGETIASLQAQTLSDFEIVVVDDRSTDDTLAILRAIDDPRLRVIESAANQGPVRARNRAVAEARGRYIAGLDQDDLCRPERLARQVAYLEARPDTVLLGTAATALEDGRLSATGHAPASTPLLIEWLLRIENPLVWSSVMVRADAARQLAPFTRPAMLYAEDFDLYHRLAKLGRIARLDEELLVYRRHGGGASQCFVDTMRAHAALVLAKAYAELFGEEAQQVARLVVQHIMGQEPVPHRVALLQLGTALARLQEDFLSNRVVDAESLTLIRWETARRWSRVGRAALRTGTIGLGDAIAVRPDHLGLGHAGVEELIMSRLIGGARSAIRRAK; encoded by the coding sequence ATGACGGCGCCGGTCGTCAGCGTGATCATGGCTGCGTATAATGGCGCGGCCCTGGTCGGCGAGACGATCGCCAGCTTGCAGGCGCAGACTCTCAGCGATTTCGAGATCGTCGTGGTCGACGACCGGTCGACCGACGATACGCTGGCGATCCTGCGCGCGATCGATGACCCACGCCTTCGCGTGATCGAAAGTGCGGCCAATCAAGGCCCGGTGCGGGCGCGCAACCGCGCGGTTGCGGAAGCGCGCGGCCGCTATATCGCGGGGCTCGACCAGGACGATCTGTGCCGGCCGGAACGGCTCGCCAGGCAGGTCGCCTATCTGGAAGCACGTCCCGACACCGTCTTGCTCGGCACCGCCGCCACGGCTCTTGAAGACGGGCGCTTGTCGGCAACCGGCCATGCGCCCGCCTCCACGCCGCTGCTGATCGAGTGGCTGTTGCGGATCGAGAATCCGCTGGTCTGGTCGTCGGTGATGGTCCGCGCCGACGCCGCGCGCCAGCTTGCCCCCTTTACCCGCCCGGCGATGCTCTATGCCGAGGATTTCGACCTGTATCACCGGCTGGCGAAGCTCGGCCGGATCGCACGGCTCGACGAAGAACTGCTCGTCTATCGCCGGCACGGCGGCGGGGCATCGCAATGCTTTGTCGACACGATGCGCGCCCATGCCGCGCTGGTGCTGGCGAAGGCCTATGCCGAGCTGTTCGGCGAGGAGGCACAGCAGGTCGCCCGACTCGTCGTACAGCATATCATGGGGCAGGAACCGGTCCCGCACCGTGTCGCGCTGCTCCAGCTCGGCACCGCGCTCGCGCGGCTGCAGGAGGATTTCCTGTCGAACCGGGTCGTCGATGCGGAGAGCCTGACACTGATCCGCTGGGAAACCGCACGGCGCTGGAGCCGGGTCGGCCGGGCGGCCCTGCGTACCGGCACGATCGGGCTCGGCGATGCCATCGCGGTGCGGCCCGACCATCTCGGGCTCGGCCATGCCGGAGTCGAGGAGCTGATCATGTCGCGCCTGATCGGCGGTGCGCGGTCGGCGATCAGACGCGCGAAATAG
- a CDS encoding phage tail sheath family protein, giving the protein MTPSRTTPGVYVTETPAFGTSIVGIPTAVPVFIGYTQYAGDPVTGALLYGVPVAITSMTEFIAYFGGAAPRSYRVSMAAAGATPDFQASFTVPGSGSIGLDVAMTGFDLSATSPDASQFCLYAHLRLFFANGGGPCYVVSVGSYWSGQSPVVAPDPVPAAWIPAAIAAGDPVTGAPGLLAGLAAAAGKTGPTMIVIPEACQLNLADYGRVACAMLAQAGALQDRMAILDLPGCLMADTVTGLQACQNDLVTAIAPQVTNVGFGVAYAPALNTSIVAPGDILYTNLAAPNGDNSVVNNILTTQANMLYSGAQLATVQTAIATAFPVTRSSTNTTQYSGSTSSATTPPVAYPTPGADLSAWQWTLDRLLLDALPVFQQIMQLIATKMNVLAPSAGLAGIWTMNDSNNGVWDAPANVALDSVTSPFCDMSDAQQGGFNAPLNGEAINIVRSQPNRGSVVWGARTLDGNSQDYRYIQARRTLIYIDQSIRAALQPYAFAANDATTWATVTASVSAFLTGVWQAGGLMGSTASQAFTITCGIGSSMTAQDVLNGDMIVSIMLQMIHPAEFIELTITQAMQG; this is encoded by the coding sequence ATGACTCCGAGCAGAACCACTCCGGGCGTTTACGTTACGGAAACTCCGGCCTTTGGAACATCGATCGTCGGCATTCCAACCGCGGTCCCGGTCTTCATCGGCTATACACAATATGCCGGTGACCCGGTGACGGGCGCGCTGCTCTACGGCGTTCCCGTCGCGATCACGTCGATGACCGAATTCATCGCTTATTTCGGCGGTGCTGCGCCGCGATCCTATCGCGTGTCGATGGCCGCCGCCGGGGCAACACCGGACTTCCAGGCTAGCTTCACCGTGCCGGGTTCCGGCTCGATCGGGCTCGATGTCGCGATGACGGGCTTCGATTTGAGTGCCACATCGCCCGACGCGAGCCAATTCTGCCTTTATGCGCACTTGCGCTTGTTCTTCGCCAATGGCGGTGGTCCTTGCTATGTGGTGTCGGTCGGCAGCTATTGGAGCGGCCAGTCGCCAGTCGTCGCGCCCGACCCGGTGCCTGCGGCCTGGATTCCGGCCGCCATCGCTGCGGGCGACCCGGTGACAGGGGCGCCCGGCCTGTTGGCTGGCCTCGCCGCGGCCGCCGGAAAGACGGGGCCGACCATGATCGTCATTCCCGAAGCCTGTCAGCTGAACCTGGCCGATTATGGGCGCGTCGCCTGCGCCATGCTCGCTCAGGCGGGCGCCTTGCAGGACCGCATGGCGATCCTCGATCTGCCCGGATGCCTGATGGCCGATACGGTCACTGGGCTGCAGGCGTGCCAGAACGATCTCGTCACCGCGATCGCGCCGCAGGTCACCAATGTCGGTTTTGGCGTGGCCTATGCGCCCGCGCTCAATACGTCGATCGTCGCGCCGGGCGACATTCTCTATACCAATCTGGCGGCCCCGAACGGCGACAACTCGGTCGTCAACAACATCCTGACGACCCAGGCCAATATGCTCTATTCGGGCGCGCAGCTGGCCACAGTGCAAACCGCGATCGCTACCGCCTTTCCGGTCACGCGGAGCAGCACCAACACCACGCAATATTCGGGATCGACCTCAAGCGCCACCACGCCACCGGTTGCCTATCCAACGCCGGGCGCCGATCTGTCGGCATGGCAGTGGACGCTCGACCGGCTGCTGCTCGATGCCCTGCCGGTATTTCAGCAGATCATGCAGCTGATCGCCACCAAGATGAATGTCCTGGCGCCCAGCGCCGGCTTGGCCGGCATATGGACCATGAACGACAGCAACAATGGGGTATGGGATGCACCGGCGAATGTCGCGCTCGACAGCGTGACATCGCCGTTCTGCGACATGAGCGACGCCCAACAGGGCGGTTTCAACGCGCCGTTGAATGGCGAGGCGATCAATATCGTCCGCAGCCAGCCGAACCGTGGTTCGGTGGTTTGGGGCGCACGGACGCTCGACGGCAACAGTCAGGACTATCGCTATATTCAGGCGCGGCGGACGCTGATCTATATCGACCAGTCGATCAGGGCGGCGCTGCAGCCTTATGCCTTCGCCGCCAATGATGCGACGACCTGGGCGACGGTGACCGCTTCTGTTTCCGCGTTCCTGACCGGCGTCTGGCAAGCGGGCGGGCTGATGGGCTCGACGGCGAGCCAGGCCTTTACCATAACCTGCGGGATCGGTTCGAGCATGACCGCGCAAGACGTGCTGAACGGCGATATGATCGTCTCGATCATGCTGCAGATGATTCATCCGGCCGAATTCATCGAACTCACCATCACTCAGGCGATGCAAGGCTGA
- a CDS encoding LacI family DNA-binding transcriptional regulator → MARRRQAVTIKHVAADAGVSLQTVSRVINKEPNVRPEMKLRVQESIDRLGYVPSIAAQRMSGSRSYLILALNDRERTIADWRGRQGTDWVDQMLLGGMLTCAEHGYRMIIELVDTHSDHIERELLGAIAALQPDGVILTPPHSENPLIINLLHDHKISFARIGSLKAGPGFALTMDDERAARLATEHLIDLGHRRIGFIAGPADYELSAWRVDGWRASMAAAGLETAGLLAQGDFSFASGKQAANHLLDQDAPPSAIVASNDQMALATLEVGRERGIEVPRDLSLISFDDTPIVRFTHPSLTAVVQPIAEVAARAVELIIADQAGREVPDTPIVVPATLVLRNSAAPPRSD, encoded by the coding sequence ATGGCGCGTCGGCGGCAAGCGGTCACCATCAAGCATGTCGCTGCCGATGCGGGCGTGTCGCTGCAGACCGTCAGCCGGGTGATCAACAAGGAGCCGAACGTCCGCCCGGAGATGAAGCTCCGGGTGCAGGAATCGATCGACAGGCTTGGCTATGTGCCCTCTATCGCTGCGCAGCGGATGAGCGGGTCGCGATCCTATCTGATCCTCGCGCTCAACGATCGCGAGCGTACCATCGCCGACTGGCGCGGACGGCAGGGCACCGACTGGGTCGACCAGATGCTGCTCGGTGGCATGCTCACCTGCGCTGAACATGGCTATCGCATGATCATCGAACTGGTCGATACGCATAGCGACCATATCGAGCGCGAATTGCTCGGCGCGATCGCCGCATTGCAGCCGGACGGGGTGATCCTGACACCGCCGCATTCGGAAAATCCGCTGATCATCAACCTGCTCCACGACCACAAGATCAGTTTCGCGCGGATCGGCTCGCTGAAAGCGGGCCCCGGTTTCGCCCTGACGATGGACGATGAGCGCGCTGCGCGGCTGGCGACCGAGCATCTGATCGACCTTGGCCATCGCAGGATCGGCTTTATCGCCGGCCCGGCCGATTATGAACTCAGCGCCTGGCGTGTCGATGGCTGGCGCGCATCGATGGCCGCAGCGGGGCTGGAGACGGCCGGTCTGCTGGCGCAGGGCGATTTCAGCTTCGCCTCGGGCAAGCAAGCGGCAAACCATCTGCTCGATCAGGATGCGCCTCCCAGCGCAATCGTCGCGAGCAACGATCAGATGGCACTGGCGACGCTGGAGGTGGGTCGCGAACGCGGGATCGAGGTGCCGCGCGATCTGTCGCTGATCAGCTTTGACGATACGCCGATCGTGCGCTTCACCCATCCGTCATTGACTGCCGTCGTCCAGCCGATCGCGGAGGTCGCGGCGCGCGCGGTTGAACTGATCATCGCCGACCAGGCCGGGCGCGAGGTGCCCGACACGCCGATCGTGGTGCCGGCGACATTGGTATTGCGCAATTCGGCCGCGCCGCCGCGATCCGATTGA